From the Arthrobacter sp. PM3 genome, one window contains:
- the prpB gene encoding methylisocitrate lyase: MLYSKTTPEQKRIRFREILASGTIAQFPGAFNPLSARLIEEKGFAGVYISGAVLANDLGLPDIGLTTLTEVATRAGQIARMTDLPSIVDADTGFGEPMNVARSVQELENAGLAGCHIEDQFNPKRCGHLDGKNVVDLETATKRIRAAADARRDPNFLIMARTDIRATDGLKAAQDRAKALVEAGADAIFPEAMKDLGEFQAIRDAVDVPILANMTEFGQSALFTVDELAGVGVNMVIYPVTLLRSAMGAAERTLESIKADGTQEAQVGSMLTRARLYDLVDYEAYNRFDTGVFNFQIPGQ, encoded by the coding sequence ATGCTGTACTCGAAGACCACACCGGAGCAGAAGCGGATCCGGTTCCGGGAGATCCTTGCCTCCGGCACGATCGCGCAGTTCCCGGGCGCGTTCAACCCGCTCTCTGCCCGGCTGATCGAGGAAAAGGGTTTCGCCGGCGTCTACATCTCCGGCGCCGTCCTGGCCAACGACCTCGGCCTGCCGGACATCGGGCTGACCACGCTGACCGAAGTCGCCACCCGGGCCGGGCAGATCGCCCGCATGACCGACCTGCCCTCGATCGTGGACGCCGACACAGGCTTCGGCGAACCGATGAACGTGGCACGGTCCGTTCAGGAACTCGAGAACGCCGGCCTGGCCGGCTGCCATATCGAGGACCAGTTCAACCCCAAGCGCTGCGGCCACCTCGACGGCAAGAACGTGGTGGACCTCGAGACCGCCACCAAGCGGATCCGCGCGGCGGCCGACGCCCGGCGGGACCCGAACTTCCTGATCATGGCCCGCACCGACATCCGGGCCACCGACGGCCTCAAGGCCGCCCAGGACCGGGCCAAGGCGCTCGTGGAGGCCGGTGCGGACGCGATCTTCCCGGAGGCAATGAAGGACCTGGGCGAGTTCCAGGCGATCCGCGACGCCGTCGACGTCCCCATTTTGGCCAACATGACCGAGTTCGGCCAGAGCGCCCTCTTCACGGTGGACGAACTCGCCGGCGTCGGGGTCAACATGGTCATTTATCCGGTGACCCTGCTCCGTAGTGCCATGGGGGCTGCGGAGCGTACTCTGGAATCGATTAAGGCCGACGGTACCCAGGAGGCACAGGTTGGGAGCATGCTGACCCGTGCGCGTTTGTACGATCTCGTTGACTACGAGGCCTACAACCGCTTCGATACCGGAGTTTTTAATTTCCAGATCCCAGGTCAGTAA
- a CDS encoding MmgE/PrpD family protein: MVKEHHVRVYKSEENLPREDQLAYKIAQVAADPVEVTDEVTDMVINRIIDNASVAIASLNRAPIVAARAQALTHGPSTGGKGSKVFGIEERVAPEWAAWANGVAVRELDYHDTFLAADYSHPGDNIPPILAVAQHVGSSGRDLIRGIATGYEIQVNLVKAICLHKHKIDHVAHLGPSAAAGIGTLLGLDVETIFQSVGQGLHTTTATRQSRKGEISTWKAHAPAFAGKMAVEAADRAMRGQTSPVPIYEGEDGVIAWMLDGPEASYMVPLPEKGEAKRAILDTYTKEHSAEYQAQAWIDLARKLHGEHPEVTDPANVESVLIKTSHHTHYVIGSGANDPQKYSPTASRETLDHSIPYIFTVALQDGAWHHVDSYAPERAARPDTVELWHKVTTVEDPEWTRRYHSLDIAEKAFGGSVVITLTDGTVITDEIAVADAHPLGARPFAREQYVNKFRTLAAGLVAEDEIERFLTAAARLPELAAGELDQLNIQAADGVIDLAAAPKGLF; the protein is encoded by the coding sequence ATGGTCAAGGAACACCACGTCCGCGTTTACAAGAGCGAGGAAAACCTCCCCCGCGAGGACCAGCTGGCGTACAAGATCGCCCAGGTCGCCGCGGATCCGGTGGAGGTCACCGATGAGGTCACGGACATGGTGATCAACCGGATCATCGACAACGCCTCGGTGGCGATCGCCTCACTGAACCGGGCCCCGATCGTCGCCGCCCGCGCCCAGGCCCTCACCCACGGACCCAGCACCGGCGGCAAGGGTTCGAAGGTCTTCGGCATCGAGGAGCGCGTGGCCCCCGAGTGGGCGGCGTGGGCCAACGGCGTCGCGGTCCGTGAACTCGACTACCACGACACGTTCCTGGCCGCCGACTACTCCCACCCGGGCGACAACATCCCGCCGATCCTGGCCGTCGCCCAGCACGTGGGCTCCAGCGGACGGGACCTGATCCGCGGGATCGCCACCGGCTACGAGATCCAGGTCAACCTGGTCAAGGCCATCTGCCTGCACAAGCACAAGATCGACCACGTGGCCCACCTCGGCCCGTCGGCGGCCGCCGGCATCGGCACCCTGCTGGGCCTCGACGTCGAGACCATCTTCCAGTCCGTCGGCCAGGGCCTGCACACCACCACCGCGACCCGGCAGTCCCGCAAGGGCGAGATCTCCACCTGGAAGGCCCACGCCCCGGCGTTCGCCGGGAAGATGGCCGTCGAGGCCGCCGACCGTGCCATGCGCGGCCAGACCTCCCCCGTGCCGATCTACGAAGGCGAAGACGGCGTCATCGCCTGGATGCTGGACGGGCCGGAGGCCTCCTACATGGTCCCGCTGCCGGAGAAGGGTGAAGCGAAGCGGGCCATCCTGGACACCTACACCAAGGAGCACTCCGCCGAGTACCAGGCGCAGGCATGGATCGACCTCGCCCGCAAGCTGCACGGCGAGCACCCCGAGGTCACGGACCCGGCCAACGTCGAGTCCGTGCTGATCAAGACCAGCCACCACACGCACTACGTGATCGGCTCCGGCGCCAACGATCCGCAGAAGTACAGCCCCACGGCTTCACGGGAGACCCTGGACCACTCCATCCCCTACATCTTCACCGTCGCCCTGCAGGACGGCGCCTGGCACCACGTCGATTCCTACGCCCCCGAGCGCGCCGCCCGGCCGGACACCGTGGAACTGTGGCACAAGGTCACCACGGTGGAGGACCCGGAATGGACCCGCCGCTACCACTCGCTGGACATCGCCGAAAAGGCCTTCGGCGGCTCCGTGGTCATCACCCTCACGGACGGCACCGTCATCACCGATGAGATCGCCGTCGCCGACGCCCACCCGCTGGGAGCCCGGCCGTTCGCCCGCGAGCAGTACGTCAACAAGTTCCGCACCCTCGCCGCCGGCCTGGTCGCCGAGGACGAGATCGAACGCTTCCTCACCGCCGCCGCGCGGCTCCCCGAGCTTGCCGCCGGCGAGCTGGACCAGCTCAACATCCAGGCGGCCGACGGCGTGATCGACCTCGCAGCCGCACCGAAGGGACTCTTCTGA
- a CDS encoding GntR family transcriptional regulator, whose product MRASDKAYAALRDDIIEWRLLPGTVLAEVEQSERLGVSRTPLREALSRLTAEGLTTPGGRGVVVTDISLEDIDELFELRETLEGKAAALAAERGDPGTFEQLRSELLRAPELIGAGDPGLHEYYGLVARLDAAIDAAISNAYLVQAMRSLRVHLVRVRRLAADDTARLTAAAAEHAAIAEAIAAGNPRLAEAATTIHLHRSLSHVKATHTSH is encoded by the coding sequence ATGCGCGCCAGCGACAAGGCTTATGCGGCACTGCGCGACGACATCATCGAATGGCGCCTCCTGCCCGGTACCGTGCTGGCGGAGGTGGAACAGTCGGAGCGCCTGGGCGTCTCGCGCACCCCGCTGCGGGAGGCACTGAGCCGGCTCACCGCCGAGGGACTGACGACGCCGGGCGGCCGCGGCGTCGTCGTCACCGACATCTCGCTCGAGGACATCGATGAACTGTTCGAACTGCGCGAAACCCTGGAAGGCAAAGCCGCGGCGCTGGCCGCCGAGCGCGGCGACCCCGGGACCTTCGAACAGCTCCGGAGCGAACTTCTCCGGGCCCCGGAACTCATCGGCGCCGGGGATCCCGGTCTCCACGAGTACTACGGGCTGGTGGCACGGCTGGACGCGGCGATCGATGCCGCGATTTCCAACGCCTACCTCGTCCAGGCCATGCGCAGCCTCCGCGTCCACCTGGTGCGCGTGCGGCGGCTGGCCGCCGACGACACCGCCCGGCTCACCGCTGCCGCCGCCGAACACGCCGCCATCGCCGAGGCGATCGCTGCCGGCAACCCGAGACTGGCCGAGGCCGCCACCACCATCCACCTGCACCGCAGCCTTTCCCACGTCAAAGCGACACATACATCCCACTAG
- a CDS encoding AMP-binding protein, whose protein sequence is MGTKSYRDAYARSVEHPADFWLDASRAISWSAPPLTALDSGRAPLYDWFTDGVLNTSYNALDRHVAEGRGAEDALIYDSAMLGTQRRYSYAELTELVARFAGVLRRRGVGKGDRVVIYMPMIPEAAIAMLATARLGAVHSVVFGGFAPKELAARIRDAAPAAVVTASGGIEPSRRIDYLPAVAEALGIAGVPDTPVLVKAREGFAGSVADHPGWLDWDSEMASAEPAAPVDVRATDPLYILYTSGTTGTPKGVVRDNGGHAVALSWTMENIYDVGPGDVMWTASDVGWVVGHSYIVYGPLLAGATTVLYEGKPVGTPDAGAFWRVIQDHKVNVLFTAPTALRAIRKADPEAQLLERYDTSSLRTLFAAGERLDTDTFHWASRVLRVPVVDHWWQTETGWAICANPRGLEQLPIKAGSPSVPMPGFRLNIVDGAGEDVEAGTEGNIVLKLPLPPGTLATLWRNDDRYISSYLQAFEGYYATGDSGYRDGDGYLFVMGRTDDIINVAGHRLSTGAMEQVIGQHPAVAECAVIGLADPLKGQRPSGYVVLKSGVDIPEEVLVKDLVALVRRDIGAVADFKHVTVVEALPKTRSGKILRKTMRQIADGENYVVPSTIEDAGVIDRLVGTLRPATTE, encoded by the coding sequence ATGGGCACCAAGAGCTACCGGGACGCCTACGCACGCAGCGTGGAGCACCCCGCCGACTTCTGGCTGGATGCCAGCCGCGCAATCTCCTGGTCCGCCCCGCCCCTGACAGCCCTCGACTCGGGCCGGGCACCGCTCTATGACTGGTTTACCGACGGCGTCCTGAATACGTCCTACAACGCCCTCGACCGGCACGTCGCCGAGGGCAGGGGCGCCGAGGACGCGCTGATCTACGACTCCGCCATGCTCGGCACGCAAAGGCGGTACAGCTACGCCGAACTCACGGAGCTCGTGGCCCGGTTCGCCGGCGTCCTCCGGCGCCGCGGCGTCGGGAAGGGGGACCGGGTAGTGATCTACATGCCGATGATCCCCGAAGCAGCCATTGCGATGCTGGCAACGGCCCGGCTTGGCGCCGTGCACTCGGTGGTCTTCGGCGGGTTCGCGCCCAAGGAGCTCGCAGCCCGCATCCGGGACGCGGCCCCCGCCGCGGTAGTGACGGCGTCGGGCGGCATCGAGCCGTCGCGCCGGATCGACTACCTGCCCGCCGTCGCCGAGGCGCTGGGCATCGCCGGCGTCCCCGACACCCCGGTGCTCGTCAAGGCCAGGGAAGGCTTCGCCGGCTCGGTGGCCGACCACCCCGGCTGGCTTGACTGGGACTCGGAGATGGCCTCAGCCGAGCCTGCCGCGCCGGTGGACGTCCGGGCCACCGATCCGCTGTACATCCTCTACACCTCGGGCACCACCGGTACTCCCAAAGGCGTGGTGCGGGACAACGGCGGCCACGCCGTGGCCCTGAGCTGGACCATGGAGAACATCTACGACGTCGGACCCGGCGACGTCATGTGGACCGCCTCGGACGTCGGCTGGGTGGTGGGGCATTCCTACATCGTGTACGGGCCGCTGCTGGCCGGGGCCACCACGGTGCTGTACGAGGGAAAACCGGTGGGAACCCCCGACGCCGGCGCGTTCTGGCGGGTGATCCAGGACCACAAGGTCAACGTGCTATTCACGGCGCCGACCGCGTTGCGGGCCATCCGCAAAGCCGACCCCGAGGCGCAGCTGCTCGAACGTTACGACACGTCGAGCCTGCGGACCCTGTTCGCCGCCGGTGAGCGGCTGGACACCGACACTTTCCACTGGGCCTCCAGAGTCCTCCGCGTGCCGGTGGTGGACCACTGGTGGCAGACCGAGACGGGCTGGGCTATCTGCGCCAACCCCCGCGGCCTGGAGCAGCTCCCGATCAAGGCCGGCTCGCCCAGTGTGCCGATGCCCGGCTTCCGGCTCAACATTGTGGACGGCGCGGGCGAGGACGTCGAGGCCGGCACGGAGGGCAACATCGTTTTGAAGCTGCCGCTGCCGCCGGGCACCCTGGCCACGCTCTGGCGCAACGACGACCGCTACATTTCGTCCTACCTGCAGGCCTTCGAGGGGTACTACGCCACGGGCGACTCGGGCTACCGGGACGGCGACGGCTACCTGTTTGTCATGGGCCGGACCGACGACATCATCAACGTTGCCGGGCACCGGCTCTCCACCGGCGCCATGGAGCAGGTGATCGGCCAGCACCCGGCCGTCGCCGAATGCGCCGTGATCGGCCTCGCCGACCCGCTCAAGGGCCAGCGCCCCAGCGGTTATGTGGTGCTGAAGTCCGGGGTGGACATCCCGGAGGAGGTGCTGGTCAAGGACCTCGTCGCCCTGGTCCGGCGGGACATCGGCGCCGTGGCGGACTTCAAGCACGTCACTGTGGTGGAGGCGTTGCCCAAGACGCGTTCGGGAAAGATCCTGCGCAAGACCATGCGCCAGATCGCCGATGGCGAGAACTACGTGGTCCCGTCCACGATCGAGGACGCCGGTGTAATCGACCGGCTGGTGGGCACCCTGCGCCCGGCCACCACGGAATAG
- a CDS encoding response regulator produces the protein MSDIRVLVVEDEPIAAAAHAAYVERLDGFALAGSAPDGQSALRLLTEFAAAGNPVELVLLDMNLPDLHGLDIARRMRAAGLFADIIAITAVRELNIVRSAVATGVVQYLIKPFTYSTFADKLASYRQFREQLAGSGAGKPGAGASQSDVDQAFASLRAPSEISLPKGLSVSTLESVQDFIKAQAGAVSASEVMEALGMSRVTARRYLEYLADAGTVTRAARYGTPGRPENEYRWNRPAS, from the coding sequence ATGAGCGACATCCGGGTGCTCGTCGTCGAGGACGAGCCCATCGCCGCCGCGGCACACGCCGCCTATGTCGAACGGCTCGACGGCTTTGCGCTGGCCGGCTCCGCCCCCGACGGGCAGTCCGCCCTGCGCCTGCTCACGGAGTTCGCAGCGGCCGGCAACCCGGTGGAGCTCGTGCTCCTGGACATGAACCTGCCCGACCTGCACGGCCTGGACATCGCGCGCCGGATGCGGGCGGCCGGGCTCTTCGCGGACATCATCGCCATCACCGCCGTGCGGGAGCTGAATATTGTCCGCAGCGCGGTGGCCACGGGCGTTGTCCAGTACCTGATCAAGCCGTTCACCTACTCCACGTTCGCGGACAAGCTCGCCAGCTACCGGCAGTTCCGGGAACAGCTCGCGGGCTCCGGGGCCGGCAAGCCGGGCGCCGGCGCCTCCCAAAGTGACGTGGACCAGGCGTTTGCGAGCCTCCGGGCCCCCTCCGAAATATCGCTGCCCAAGGGGCTGTCCGTCTCCACGCTGGAATCCGTCCAGGACTTCATCAAGGCCCAGGCCGGGGCGGTCTCGGCGAGCGAGGTCATGGAGGCGCTGGGCATGTCCCGCGTCACCGCGCGGCGCTACCTCGAGTACCTCGCCGATGCCGGAACCGTCACCCGCGCCGCACGCTACGGCACCCCGGGCCGCCCGGAAAACGAATACCGCTGGAACCGGCCGGCGTCGTGA
- a CDS encoding sensor histidine kinase: MIHRWSIARRLFVAQLLFIVALTAIVGTATFVDARDHAYLEAGRRMEGIATTVADAPFVLQAASAADPSALLQPYALKVMNDADADFVTIMAPDRTRWTHPRNEELGKPYIGSIEEALGGRVFTEVVAGTLGPSVRTIAPVKDADGKVRALVAAGVTVGTVDVAVSGRLPALLAISLGLLVGGSVASWLLGRYLRRVTRGWGPEELGQLFAYYESVLHSVREGVILIDPKGKVVMYNDQAAELLGLAKQSPDGGSEPGRRAAPSLAELPLAPSLKELFESGRTALDEIHLTGSRVLVVNQGPAVGPASTAWRQRRAAANPVHDAHAHGAHVYGTVATIRDRTEIESLGSELETMRTLSDALRAQTHEHANRLHTIVSLMELGRAPEALDFATKDLELSQSLTDDLVGSIEEPVLGALIMGKVAEAHERGVELILNTGGSTAVTGLAVQDLVAILGNLLDNAIDAAAEAPPPRLVELSVVSAGDSLEITVEDSGPGIDPAAVEDVFRHGFSTKTPGPFGRGLGLALVRQAVHRLDGTMTITSPAGALFRVTLPVTAPQDTRPPVTTEPGSTPPATTEGQP; this comes from the coding sequence GCCACCACGGTGGCGGATGCTCCGTTCGTCCTGCAGGCGGCGAGCGCCGCGGACCCTTCAGCGCTGCTCCAGCCGTATGCGCTGAAGGTCATGAACGATGCCGACGCGGATTTCGTGACGATCATGGCCCCGGACCGGACCCGGTGGACGCACCCGCGCAACGAGGAACTGGGCAAGCCCTATATCGGCTCGATCGAGGAAGCCCTCGGCGGCCGGGTGTTCACGGAAGTCGTGGCCGGCACCCTTGGGCCGTCGGTGCGGACCATCGCCCCGGTCAAGGATGCCGATGGCAAGGTCCGGGCACTGGTGGCCGCGGGTGTGACGGTCGGGACCGTGGATGTGGCGGTCTCCGGCAGGCTGCCGGCGCTGCTGGCCATCTCCCTGGGGCTGCTGGTGGGCGGTTCGGTGGCATCGTGGCTGCTGGGACGTTACCTGCGCCGGGTGACCCGCGGCTGGGGTCCCGAGGAACTGGGCCAGCTTTTTGCCTACTACGAGTCCGTGCTCCATTCGGTGCGCGAGGGCGTGATCCTCATTGACCCCAAGGGCAAGGTGGTCATGTACAACGACCAGGCCGCCGAACTGCTGGGGCTGGCAAAGCAGTCCCCCGACGGCGGTTCGGAACCCGGGCGCCGGGCGGCGCCGTCGCTGGCAGAACTGCCGCTTGCCCCCAGCCTGAAGGAGCTGTTCGAATCCGGGCGGACCGCCCTCGACGAGATCCACCTGACCGGCTCCCGGGTCCTGGTGGTCAACCAGGGCCCGGCGGTGGGCCCGGCGTCGACCGCCTGGCGCCAGCGGCGGGCGGCTGCCAATCCGGTCCACGATGCCCATGCACACGGGGCCCATGTTTACGGGACGGTGGCCACTATCCGGGACCGGACGGAAATCGAGTCCCTGGGCAGCGAACTCGAAACCATGCGCACCCTCTCGGATGCCCTGCGTGCCCAGACCCACGAGCACGCCAACCGGCTCCACACGATCGTGTCCCTGATGGAACTGGGGCGCGCCCCGGAGGCGCTGGACTTCGCCACGAAGGACCTCGAACTCAGCCAGAGCCTTACGGATGACCTGGTCGGCTCCATCGAGGAACCGGTCCTGGGGGCCCTGATCATGGGCAAGGTGGCCGAAGCCCATGAACGCGGCGTCGAGCTGATCCTGAATACGGGCGGCTCCACGGCCGTGACGGGCCTCGCCGTGCAGGACCTCGTGGCCATCCTCGGGAACCTGCTGGACAACGCCATCGACGCCGCGGCCGAGGCACCGCCGCCCAGGCTCGTGGAGCTGTCAGTAGTGAGCGCCGGGGACTCCCTGGAGATCACGGTGGAGGACAGCGGCCCCGGCATCGACCCCGCGGCCGTGGAGGACGTCTTCCGGCACGGCTTCAGCACCAAGACGCCCGGCCCGTTCGGGCGGGGCCTGGGCCTGGCTCTGGTCCGCCAGGCGGTGCACCGGCTGGACGGTACGATGACAATCACCAGCCCCGCCGGAGCACTCTTCCGCGTCACGCTGCCGGTCACGGCACCGCAGGATACACGGCCGCCGGTCACGACAGAGCCGGGCTCAACACCGCCGGCCACAACAGAGGGACAGCCATGA